The Culex quinquefasciatus strain JHB chromosome 2, VPISU_Cqui_1.0_pri_paternal, whole genome shotgun sequence genome contains the following window.
CTTTTGCGCGCTATGGAAACGATGTGATCGCATCGGTTGCGTTTGGAGTTACGGTTGATTCCATGCGCGATCCCGAGAATAGTTTCATCGTGATGGCCAAGAAGATGCTCGACTTTTCGAACTGGAAAGTTGTAGTATGGATTATTCTTATACAACTCCTGTCTCTGGTGACTAAGAAATTCAACGTTGATATAGTAGATGGCGCTTTGTCCAATTACTTTAGAAGTATTATTACCGACAATATGGAGAGACGTAAAGTTCAAGGTATCGTCCGCAACGACATGATCAACATGCTGATGGAGGTTAGGAAGGGCACACTGAAGCATCAGAAGGATAACCGAGACGCTAAGGATGCCGGATTTGCCACGGTAGAAGAATCCAACGTGGGAAAGTCCACTCATTCCAGAGAGTGGACTGATAACGAACTGATCGCGCAATGTTTCTTGTTTTTCCTAGCAGGGTTCGAAACAACATCGAATCTTCTGTCATGGCTGATGTACGAGCTTTCAGTGAACTCGGCAATCCAAGATCGTTTATACGAAGAGATTTCTCATGTAGAAAATGCTCTCCTCGGCAGGCCACTTTCTTACGAAGCACTGCAAAAAATGCCTTACTTGGACATGGTGGTATCGGAAGCCCTGCGCAAGTGGCCCCCAAATGTGCAGCTGGACCGAAAATGTACCAAAGATTACCTGCTGGACAACGGTACCGGAACTCGGTTCACCATGGACAAGGGAAGCTCCGTTTTGATCCCTGTGTATGCGATACATCATGATCCAAAGTACTTCCCCGACCCGGACACGTTTAATCCGGAACGTTTCAACGAAGAAAATCGCTCGAAGATCAACGCCGGAGCGTACCTTCCGTTTGGCATTGGACCACGGAACTGCATCGGCTCGCGGCTGGCACTGATGCAGGTCAAATCGATCGTGTACCACCTGCTGAAGGACTTTGCAGCAGTTCCGTCGGAGAAGACCGGAACTCCGCTTAAGTTGGCCAAGCATCCGTTTCTATTACAGGCGGAGAATGGGATTTGGGTTCAGTTTAAACCACGGAGGTTCGTAATAtgatatttgaataaaatgccTTACTTAGTGAAATAAATGAAGTTCATTGTGTAGCTCAGATGTATTCTCGATTCTGTGAAATATACATTGAGTGAGTCTTAAAAGTAACTGCGCAACGGTTATTGAAACTAACAGTCTACTCCATAACTCATTCACCAATCGAGTCATTATCACTgaagtaggggaaatctactcattttaagcctaataagtgaTTGTGTTTGTATGATGCTGGATTATCTggggtgttccttgaaatttactaaaaccaagtacaccaacgagtagagcaactttttgtgaacattcctgttcattttcacttttactaaaagtcattctattccttt
Protein-coding sequences here:
- the LOC6043064 gene encoding probable cytochrome P450 9f2 isoform X1 encodes the protein MTQVNLFTAGAVIIIILLIYHHLAKKYHYFLPKPIPCMKPSFLVGSSGPVLLRRQGVTTFMKTIYNSFPEANIFGMYSTVIPAYIVRDPELVKQIAVKDFDHFVDHAFPSGDSDANGDALFGNSLIALRGHKWRDMRATLSPAFTGSKMRHMFELVAECGRSMVEFFKAEAEAGKSLEYEMKDTFARYGNDVIASVAFGVTVDSMRDPENSFIVMAKKMLDFSNWKVVVWIILIQLLSLVTKKFNVDIVDGALSNYFRSIITDNMERRKVQGIVRNDMINMLMEVRKGTLKHQKDNRDAKDAGFATVEESNVGKSTHSREWTDNELIAQCFLFFLAGFETTSNLLSWLMYELSVNSAIQDRLYEEISHVENALLGRPLSYEALQKMPYLDMVVSEALRKWPPNVQLDRKCTKDYLLDNGTGTRFTMDKGSSVLIPVYAIHHDPKYFPDPDTFNPERFNEENRSKINAGAYLPFGIGPRNCIGSRLALMQVKSIVYHLLKDFAAVPSEKTGTPLKLAKHPFLLQAENGIWVQFKPRRFVI